The following are encoded in a window of Streptomyces sp. SAT1 genomic DNA:
- a CDS encoding D-sedoheptulose-7-phosphate isomerase, producing the protein MSTQTPAVVGHCDELLTALGRFRGHAHITQRWGERLAAVLGGGGRLLAAGNGGSAAQAQHLTAELVGRYRDDRPAYSAIALHADTSSTTAIANDYGVDEVFARQVRAHGRPGDVLMLLSTSGASANLLSAADAGRAAGLRVWALTGPAPNPLSAGSDEALCADGPSTATVQELHLVAVHMLCAAFDGALEQDALQRGGR; encoded by the coding sequence ATGAGCACACAGACCCCGGCCGTCGTCGGCCACTGCGACGAACTCCTCACCGCCCTGGGCCGGTTCCGCGGCCACGCGCACATCACCCAGCGCTGGGGCGAACGCCTCGCCGCCGTCCTCGGCGGCGGCGGACGGCTGCTCGCCGCGGGCAACGGCGGCAGCGCCGCCCAGGCCCAGCACCTCACCGCCGAACTCGTCGGCCGCTACCGCGACGACCGCCCCGCCTACTCGGCGATCGCCCTGCACGCCGACACCTCCAGCACCACCGCCATCGCCAACGACTACGGCGTCGACGAGGTGTTCGCCCGCCAGGTGCGCGCCCACGGCAGGCCCGGCGACGTACTGATGCTGCTGTCCACCAGCGGCGCCAGCGCCAACCTGCTCTCGGCGGCCGACGCGGGACGCGCGGCCGGACTGCGGGTGTGGGCGCTGACCGGCCCGGCACCCAACCCGCTCAGCGCCGGCAGCGACGAGGCGCTGTGCGCCGACGGCCCCTCCACGGCCACCGTGCAGGAACTCCACCTGGTCGCCGTGCACATGCTCTGCGCGGCCTTCGACGGCGCCCTCGAACAGGACGCCCTCCAGCGGGGCGGGAGGTGA
- a CDS encoding glycosyltransferase family 2 protein, which yields MNGTLTHPAYAVVVPTLARDTLADCLAALAAAHGPRPDEIVLVDDRGEPEPGALEHALAVLGDLRPRTTVLTSGGRGPAAARNTGLRAVTAPWVAFLDDDVQVGPHWCDQLSEDLAEADEDTAAVQGVIAVPLPGERRPTDWERGTAGLAGARWITADMAYRTDALAQVGGFDERFRRAFREDADLALRVLDAGWRIRQGRRTTRHPVRPADRWVSLRAQRGNADDALMLRLHGPGWWQRAVAPRGRIRGHLAVTAAGVAACALAAAGRPRPAALAALGWAAGTAEFARSRILPGPRTRDEVTTMAVTSVLIPPAATWHWLSGRWRHRAAPAWREVAP from the coding sequence ATGAACGGCACCCTCACGCACCCCGCCTACGCCGTGGTGGTCCCCACGCTCGCCCGGGACACCCTCGCCGACTGCCTGGCCGCGCTCGCCGCCGCGCACGGGCCCCGGCCCGACGAGATCGTCCTCGTCGACGACCGCGGCGAGCCCGAACCGGGCGCGCTGGAGCACGCGTTGGCCGTGCTGGGCGACCTGCGCCCGCGCACCACCGTGCTCACCAGCGGCGGACGCGGACCCGCCGCCGCCCGCAACACCGGGCTGCGCGCCGTCACCGCGCCCTGGGTCGCCTTCCTCGACGACGACGTCCAGGTCGGCCCGCACTGGTGCGACCAGCTCAGCGAGGACCTGGCCGAGGCGGACGAGGACACCGCCGCCGTCCAGGGCGTCATCGCGGTGCCGCTGCCCGGCGAGCGGCGCCCCACCGACTGGGAGCGCGGCACCGCCGGACTGGCCGGGGCCCGCTGGATCACCGCCGACATGGCGTACCGCACCGACGCGCTGGCGCAGGTCGGCGGGTTCGACGAACGCTTCCGGCGCGCCTTCCGCGAGGACGCCGACCTCGCGCTGCGCGTCCTCGACGCCGGGTGGCGCATCCGGCAGGGCCGCCGCACCACCCGCCACCCCGTACGCCCCGCCGACCGCTGGGTGTCCCTGCGTGCCCAGCGCGGCAACGCCGACGACGCGCTGATGCTGCGGCTGCACGGCCCCGGCTGGTGGCAGCGGGCGGTGGCCCCGCGCGGGCGCATCCGCGGCCACCTCGCCGTGACCGCCGCGGGCGTCGCCGCCTGCGCGCTCGCCGCGGCCGGGCGGCCCCGGCCCGCCGCGCTCGCCGCGCTCGGCTGGGCGGCCGGCACCGCCGAGTTCGCCCGCTCCCGGATCCTGCCCGGTCCGCGCACCCGCGACGAGGTCACCACCATGGCCGTCACCAGCGTCCTCATCCCGCCCGCCGCCACCTGGCACTGGCTCAGCGGACGCTGGCGCCACCGCGCCGCCCCCGCCTGGCGGGAGGTGGCCCCGTGA
- a CDS encoding glycosyltransferase, with protein MRIAMVSEHASPLAALGGVDAGGQNVYVARLTEELARRGHDVTVYTRRDDPHLPERVPLPGGAVVEHIAAGPPEVLPKDDLFAHMPSFGAQLARAWRKGRPDVVHAHFWMSGMASLLGAGPHGVPVVQTFHALGTVKRRHQGSEDTSPPERIGVERQIGRTCDRVLATCSDEVHELAGLGVSPSRVSVVPCGVDSAHFHPDADTATAPERSHRHRLLSCGRLVRRKGYDQAIRALTRIPGAELLIAGGPPHAGVGTDPEARRLLDLARREGVGDRVRLLGAVDPALMPALMRSADLVLCTPTYEPFGIVPLEAMACAVPVVANDVGGHRDSVADRRTGRLVPEGDTPALAAAVRDLLGSDRTRRRYGTAGRDRVLTLFTWGRVADGAEQVYRQVTAGRAVRSEVA; from the coding sequence ATGAGGATCGCCATGGTGTCCGAGCACGCCAGCCCGCTGGCCGCGCTCGGCGGGGTCGACGCCGGTGGCCAGAACGTGTACGTCGCCCGGCTCACCGAGGAGTTGGCACGCCGCGGCCACGACGTCACCGTCTACACCCGGCGCGACGACCCGCACCTGCCCGAGCGGGTGCCGCTGCCCGGCGGCGCCGTCGTCGAGCACATAGCGGCCGGACCGCCCGAAGTCCTGCCCAAGGACGACCTGTTCGCGCACATGCCGTCCTTCGGCGCCCAACTGGCCCGCGCCTGGCGCAAGGGCCGGCCCGACGTGGTGCACGCGCACTTCTGGATGTCCGGCATGGCGTCCCTGCTCGGCGCGGGCCCGCACGGCGTCCCCGTCGTCCAGACCTTCCACGCCCTCGGCACCGTCAAGCGCCGCCACCAGGGCAGCGAGGACACCAGCCCGCCCGAACGCATCGGTGTGGAACGGCAGATCGGCCGCACCTGCGACCGTGTCCTGGCCACCTGCTCCGACGAGGTGCACGAACTCGCGGGCCTGGGCGTCTCCCCGAGCCGGGTCTCCGTCGTCCCCTGCGGCGTCGACTCCGCCCACTTCCACCCCGACGCGGACACCGCGACCGCGCCCGAGCGCAGCCACCGGCACCGGCTGCTGTCCTGCGGCCGACTGGTCCGCCGCAAGGGCTACGACCAGGCGATCCGTGCCCTCACCAGGATCCCCGGCGCCGAACTGCTCATCGCCGGGGGCCCGCCCCACGCGGGTGTCGGCACCGACCCCGAGGCCCGGCGGCTGCTCGACCTCGCCCGGCGCGAGGGGGTCGGCGACCGGGTGCGGCTGCTCGGCGCCGTCGACCCGGCCCTGATGCCCGCCCTGATGCGCAGCGCCGACCTGGTGCTGTGCACCCCGACCTACGAGCCGTTCGGGATCGTGCCGCTGGAGGCGATGGCGTGCGCCGTTCCCGTCGTCGCCAACGACGTCGGCGGCCACCGCGACTCGGTCGCCGACCGGCGCACCGGCCGCCTCGTCCCCGAGGGCGACACCCCGGCGCTCGCCGCCGCCGTACGCGACCTGCTCGGCAGCGACCGCACCCGCCGCCGCTACGGGACGGCCGGCCGCGATCGCGTGCTGACCCTGTTCACCTGGGGGCGCGTCGCCGACGGCGCCGAACAGGTCTACCGGCAGGTCACCGCGGGCCGCGCGGTCAGGTCGGAGGTGGCCTGA
- a CDS encoding glycosyltransferase family 9 protein yields the protein MKALVSRLDSFGDVLLAGPAVRAVAARAERVTLLCGPRGEPAARMLPGVDDILVWDAPWAGFEPPPVDRPEIEKLLDAVDADTALVLTSFHQSPLPTALLLRLAGVGFVAADSVDHPGSLLDVRHQRAPHAHEAEAALDLAEAAGFPRADDGRLRVLPPPDTAHLTGEEPYVVLHPGASVPARAWSTRRCAQAVRELAAAGHRVVVTGGAGERELTAEAAGTHGLDLGGRTRAPELAGVLAGARAVVTGNTGPAHLAAAVGTPVVSLFAPVVPAERWRPYGVPYVLLGDQSAPCADSRARTCPVPGHPCLESVTATDVLAAVEKVMQP from the coding sequence ATGAAGGCACTCGTCAGCCGCCTCGACAGCTTCGGCGACGTACTGCTCGCCGGGCCCGCCGTGCGGGCCGTCGCGGCGCGCGCCGAGCGGGTCACCCTGCTGTGCGGGCCGCGCGGGGAACCGGCCGCGCGGATGCTGCCCGGCGTCGACGACATCCTGGTCTGGGACGCGCCCTGGGCCGGGTTCGAGCCGCCGCCCGTCGACCGGCCGGAGATCGAGAAGCTGCTCGACGCCGTCGACGCCGACACCGCGCTCGTCCTCACCTCCTTCCACCAGTCCCCGCTGCCCACCGCACTGCTGCTGCGGCTGGCCGGGGTCGGGTTCGTCGCCGCGGACAGCGTGGACCACCCCGGCTCCCTGCTGGACGTACGCCACCAGCGCGCCCCGCACGCCCACGAGGCCGAGGCCGCCCTCGACCTCGCCGAGGCCGCCGGGTTCCCGCGCGCCGACGACGGACGGCTGCGCGTGCTGCCCCCGCCGGACACGGCGCACCTCACCGGAGAAGAGCCGTACGTCGTCCTGCACCCGGGGGCGAGCGTGCCCGCCCGTGCCTGGAGCACCCGGCGCTGCGCCCAGGCCGTACGCGAACTGGCCGCGGCCGGGCACCGGGTGGTCGTCACCGGGGGAGCGGGCGAGCGGGAGCTGACCGCCGAGGCCGCGGGCACGCACGGCCTGGACCTGGGCGGCCGGACCCGGGCGCCCGAACTCGCCGGGGTCCTCGCGGGCGCCCGCGCCGTCGTCACCGGCAACACCGGCCCCGCCCACCTCGCCGCCGCCGTCGGCACCCCCGTCGTCTCCCTGTTCGCGCCGGTCGTGCCCGCCGAGCGCTGGCGCCCCTACGGCGTCCCGTACGTCCTGCTCGGCGACCAGAGCGCCCCGTGCGCCGACAGCCGCGCCCGCACCTGCCCGGTGCCCGGACACCCCTGCCTGGAATCGGTGACCGCCACCGACGTGCTCGCCGCCGTGGAGAAGGTGATGCAGCCGTGA
- a CDS encoding glycosyltransferase translates to MRILIWHVHGSWTTAFVQGPHTYVVPVTPGRGPDGLGRARTFDWPDSVLELPPEQLPDAGIDLVVLQRPHEYELVRRWLGRTPPMVYLEHNAPHGNVPDTRHPVADLPPGIPLVHVTHFNRLMWDAGAADTAVVEHGIVDPGPLWTGEVPHAAVVVNEPVRRGRTTGTDLLPAFARAAPLDVFGMGTDTIAAHLGLPPGRCRGHELVQRELHREMARRRLYLHPVRWTSLGLSLLEAMHLGMPVVALATTEVTEAVPPGAGVVSNRIDVLTDAVRDFVADPLYARTAGEAARAAALARYGLTRFLDDWERLLKEVTR, encoded by the coding sequence GTGAGGATCCTCATCTGGCACGTGCACGGTTCCTGGACCACCGCGTTCGTCCAGGGCCCGCACACCTACGTCGTGCCCGTCACCCCCGGCCGCGGACCCGACGGCCTCGGCCGCGCCCGCACCTTCGACTGGCCGGACTCGGTGCTCGAACTCCCCCCGGAACAGCTCCCGGACGCCGGGATCGACCTCGTGGTGCTGCAACGCCCGCACGAGTACGAGCTGGTACGGCGGTGGCTCGGCCGCACCCCGCCCATGGTGTACCTGGAGCACAACGCCCCCCACGGGAACGTGCCCGACACCCGGCACCCCGTCGCCGACCTGCCCCCGGGCATCCCGCTCGTCCACGTCACCCACTTCAACCGGCTGATGTGGGACGCCGGAGCGGCCGACACCGCCGTCGTCGAGCACGGCATCGTCGACCCCGGCCCGCTGTGGACCGGCGAGGTGCCGCACGCGGCCGTCGTCGTCAACGAGCCGGTCCGGCGCGGCCGCACCACCGGCACCGACCTGCTGCCCGCGTTCGCGCGGGCCGCCCCGCTGGACGTCTTCGGCATGGGCACCGACACGATCGCCGCCCACCTGGGCCTGCCGCCCGGCCGGTGCCGCGGCCACGAACTCGTCCAGCGCGAGCTGCACCGGGAGATGGCCCGGCGCCGCCTCTACCTCCACCCGGTCCGCTGGACCTCCCTCGGCCTGTCCCTGCTGGAGGCGATGCACCTGGGCATGCCCGTGGTCGCCCTCGCCACCACCGAGGTCACCGAGGCGGTTCCGCCCGGCGCCGGAGTGGTGTCCAACCGGATCGACGTACTGACCGACGCCGTACGGGACTTCGTCGCCGACCCGCTGTACGCCCGTACGGCCGGGGAGGCGGCACGCGCCGCCGCGCTCGCCCGCTACGGACTGACCCGCTTCCTGGACGACTGGGAGCGGCTGCTGAAGGAGGTCACCCGATGA
- a CDS encoding D-glycero-alpha-D-manno-heptose-1,7-bisphosphate 7-phosphatase, whose translation MNPVRAVLFDRDGTLVEDVPYNGDPDRVRPVEGAREAVRLLRAHGVATGVVTNQSGVARGLISVADVRRVHARVDALLGPFDVWAVCPHGPGDGCRCRKPQPGLILWAAGRLCVPPGDTVVIGDIGSDMEAARRAGARGILVPTPVTRPQETAVAPRTAPDLLTAVRTALTDPWSGTGGAAPRAAAAPAVPAAAGRTGAGGSGGPTGAGAPGGRRRR comes from the coding sequence GTGAACCCGGTCCGCGCCGTCCTGTTCGACCGCGACGGCACCCTCGTCGAGGACGTCCCCTACAACGGCGACCCCGACCGGGTCCGGCCCGTCGAGGGCGCGCGCGAGGCCGTGCGGCTGCTGCGCGCGCACGGTGTCGCCACTGGCGTCGTCACCAACCAGTCGGGCGTGGCCCGCGGCCTGATCTCGGTCGCCGACGTCCGCCGCGTCCACGCGCGCGTCGACGCGCTGCTCGGCCCCTTCGACGTGTGGGCCGTCTGCCCGCACGGCCCCGGCGACGGCTGCCGCTGCCGCAAGCCGCAGCCGGGCCTGATCCTGTGGGCGGCGGGGCGGCTGTGCGTGCCGCCCGGCGACACCGTCGTCATCGGCGACATCGGCTCCGACATGGAGGCGGCCCGTCGCGCCGGGGCCCGCGGCATCCTCGTCCCCACCCCGGTCACCCGCCCCCAGGAGACCGCCGTCGCCCCCCGCACGGCCCCGGACCTGCTGACGGCGGTCCGCACGGCCCTGACCGACCCCTGGTCCGGCACCGGCGGCGCCGCACCCCGCGCCGCCGCGGCGCCCGCCGTCCCGGCCGCCGCCGGACGGACCGGTGCGGGCGGGTCCGGTGGCCCGACCGGCGCGGGCGCGCCCGGCGGACGGAGGCGGCGATGA
- a CDS encoding carbamoyltransferase family protein, whose amino-acid sequence MRILGINALFHDPAAALVVDGETVAAGEEERFSRRKHGKRPVPFSAWELPELSARWCLEHAGLRPAELDAVTYSYDPALARPAAELGLFDPWDPLRQEYARRAPEFLAEALPGLDPAKVVFVPHHIAHAASAGPASPHPDSAVLVLDGRGEAASHLAGRFHDGKLDTLAAQALPHSLGLLYEELTAHLGFLRSSDEYKVMALASYGRPRFLPRLRTHVHATGDGGFRAHGVDWADLAPPRGKDEPWTQDHADLAASGQAALEEVLLELVHWLHREAGGDALALAGGVALNCVANSKIAARGPYRHVWAQPAAGDAGTALGGALYLAASEGAVPAPMPGAALGRGWNDEELRHRLEEAGVPYERPDDIAETVAEELARDGVVAWFQGRSEYGPRALGHRSLLAHPGRSDNLERLNRVKGREEFRPVAPMVLADRAHELFEGPLPSPYMLFVHDVHRDWRERIPAVVHVDGTARIQTVDERDEPLVARMLRGFERRTGLPVVVNTSLNTAGRPMVDDPRDALECFGSAPVDLLALGPYAVRRARAYA is encoded by the coding sequence ATGCGCATCCTTGGAATCAACGCCCTGTTCCACGACCCCGCCGCCGCCCTCGTCGTCGACGGCGAGACGGTCGCGGCCGGCGAGGAGGAGCGCTTCAGCCGCCGCAAGCACGGCAAGCGCCCGGTGCCGTTCTCCGCCTGGGAACTGCCGGAACTCTCCGCCCGCTGGTGCCTGGAGCACGCGGGACTGCGCCCCGCCGAGCTGGACGCCGTCACCTACTCCTACGACCCGGCCCTGGCCCGCCCCGCCGCCGAACTCGGTCTCTTCGACCCGTGGGACCCGCTGCGCCAGGAGTACGCCCGCCGCGCCCCCGAGTTCCTCGCCGAGGCCCTGCCCGGTTTGGACCCGGCCAAGGTCGTCTTCGTACCGCACCACATCGCGCACGCCGCCTCCGCCGGGCCCGCCTCCCCGCACCCCGACAGCGCCGTCCTCGTCCTGGACGGCCGCGGCGAGGCCGCCTCCCACCTGGCGGGCCGCTTCCACGACGGCAAGCTCGACACCCTCGCCGCCCAGGCGCTGCCCCACTCCCTCGGCCTGCTCTACGAGGAGCTGACCGCCCACCTCGGCTTCCTGCGCAGCAGCGACGAGTACAAGGTCATGGCGCTCGCCTCCTACGGCAGGCCCCGCTTCCTGCCCCGGCTGCGCACCCACGTCCACGCCACCGGCGACGGCGGCTTCCGCGCCCACGGCGTCGACTGGGCGGACCTCGCCCCGCCGCGCGGCAAGGACGAACCCTGGACCCAGGACCACGCCGACCTCGCCGCCAGTGGCCAGGCCGCCCTGGAGGAGGTCCTGCTGGAACTCGTCCACTGGCTGCACCGCGAGGCCGGGGGCGACGCCCTCGCCCTGGCCGGCGGCGTCGCCCTCAACTGCGTCGCCAACTCGAAGATCGCCGCGCGGGGCCCGTACCGGCACGTGTGGGCGCAGCCCGCCGCCGGTGACGCCGGCACCGCGCTCGGCGGCGCCCTCTACCTGGCCGCGAGCGAGGGCGCCGTCCCCGCGCCCATGCCCGGCGCCGCCCTCGGCCGCGGCTGGAACGACGAGGAACTGCGCCACCGGCTGGAGGAGGCCGGTGTGCCCTACGAACGGCCCGACGACATCGCCGAGACGGTCGCGGAGGAACTGGCCCGCGACGGCGTCGTCGCCTGGTTCCAGGGCCGCAGCGAGTACGGGCCGCGCGCCCTCGGCCACCGCTCCCTGCTCGCCCACCCCGGCCGGTCCGACAACCTGGAGCGGCTCAACCGGGTCAAGGGCCGCGAGGAGTTCCGCCCGGTCGCCCCCATGGTGCTGGCCGACCGCGCCCACGAGCTGTTCGAGGGGCCGCTGCCCAGCCCGTACATGCTCTTCGTGCACGACGTCCACCGCGACTGGCGCGAGCGGATCCCCGCCGTCGTGCACGTCGACGGCACCGCCCGCATCCAGACCGTCGACGAGCGCGACGAACCCCTCGTCGCCCGGATGCTGCGCGGCTTCGAACGGCGCACCGGGCTGCCCGTCGTCGTCAACACCAGCCTCAACACCGCGGGCCGCCCCATGGTCGACGACCCGCGCGACGCCCTGGAGTGCTTCGGCTCCGCCCCCGTCGACCTGCTGGCGCTCGGCCCGTACGCGGTGCGCAGGGCGAGGGCGTACGCATGA
- a CDS encoding NAD-dependent epimerase/dehydratase family protein — MTPAHGRRREVRGEREESPVSGRIWRRALVTGGAGFVGSHLCARLLDAGTGVVCLDNLATGSLANVAELERRPGFRFVRADATDPGALRALPGTFDLVLHFACPASPADYLRLPLETLDVGSTGTRNALERARADGARFLLASTSEVYGDPLEHPQRETYWGNVNPVGPRSVYDESKRFAEALVTADRQVHGTDAAIVRIFNTYGPRMRTGDGRAVPTFIAQALDGAPLTVAGDGGQTRSLCYVDDTVRGVLALAAADETGPVNIGGADEITVLELARRIVELTGSASRIRFVDRPVDDPGRRRPDTRLARERLGWRPRVPWAEGLERTIGWFAQSVAA; from the coding sequence ATGACGCCGGCGCATGGGCGGCGGCGAGAAGTGAGAGGCGAGAGGGAGGAGAGCCCTGTGAGCGGACGCATCTGGCGCCGGGCCCTGGTGACCGGCGGGGCCGGTTTCGTCGGATCCCATCTGTGCGCGCGGCTGCTCGACGCCGGCACCGGCGTCGTCTGCCTGGACAACCTGGCCACCGGCAGCCTCGCCAACGTGGCCGAGCTGGAACGGCGCCCCGGCTTCCGCTTCGTGCGCGCCGACGCCACCGACCCCGGCGCCCTGCGCGCGCTGCCCGGCACCTTCGACCTGGTCCTGCACTTCGCCTGCCCGGCCTCGCCCGCCGACTATCTGCGGCTGCCCCTGGAGACCCTGGACGTCGGCAGCACCGGCACCCGCAACGCCCTGGAACGCGCCCGCGCCGACGGCGCCCGCTTCCTGCTCGCCTCCACCTCCGAGGTCTACGGGGACCCGCTGGAGCACCCGCAGCGCGAGACCTACTGGGGCAACGTCAACCCGGTCGGCCCGCGCAGCGTCTACGACGAGTCCAAGCGCTTCGCCGAGGCGCTGGTCACCGCGGACCGCCAGGTCCACGGCACCGACGCCGCCATCGTGCGCATCTTCAACACCTACGGCCCCCGGATGCGCACCGGCGACGGCCGCGCCGTGCCCACCTTCATCGCCCAGGCCCTGGACGGCGCCCCCCTCACCGTGGCGGGCGACGGCGGCCAGACCCGGTCGCTGTGCTACGTCGACGACACCGTCCGCGGCGTCCTCGCCCTGGCCGCGGCCGACGAGACCGGCCCGGTCAACATCGGCGGCGCCGACGAGATCACCGTGCTGGAGCTGGCCCGCCGGATCGTGGAGCTGACCGGCTCCGCCTCCCGCATCAGGTTCGTCGACCGGCCCGTGGACGACCCCGGCCGCCGCCGCCCCGACACCCGGCTCGCCCGGGAACGGCTCGGCTGGCGGCCCCGCGTGCCCTGGGCCGAGGGCCTGGAACGCACCATCGGCTGGTTCGCGCAGTCGGTCGCGGCCTGA
- a CDS encoding glycosyltransferase family 9 protein, translating to MVPATPTAPDTAPSPAPRTSSQPPRPPRLLVLRALGVGDLLAGVPALRALRRGFPGYEIVLAAPRELAPLVAATGAVDRLLPASAPGRAVPGELAWAGPPPDVAVDLHGNGPPSHRLLAALRPARLFAFAHPWTPGIEGPNWFAEEHERDRWCRLLRWYGVDADPADLRLPRPAEPSPAPGALVVHPGAGSPARRWPPERFAAVAAAARARGHRVVVTGGPDESGLAAAVAARAGLPGTDVFAGGLPLGRLSALVAAARAVLSGDTGIAHLAVAHATPSVTLCGPVPPSRWGPPPGDPRHRALWHGPEGDPHGSDPDPALLRISPDEALDALDALPGPAR from the coding sequence ATGGTCCCCGCCACCCCCACCGCCCCGGACACCGCGCCCTCGCCCGCGCCCCGCACCTCCTCCCAGCCGCCCCGCCCTCCCCGCCTGCTCGTCCTACGCGCCCTCGGGGTCGGGGATCTGCTGGCGGGTGTACCGGCGCTGCGTGCCCTGCGGCGGGGGTTCCCGGGGTACGAGATCGTGCTCGCCGCGCCGCGGGAGCTGGCGCCGCTCGTCGCGGCGACGGGCGCCGTCGACCGGCTGCTGCCCGCCTCGGCGCCCGGCCGCGCCGTACCCGGTGAGCTGGCCTGGGCCGGGCCGCCCCCGGACGTCGCCGTCGACCTGCACGGCAACGGGCCGCCCAGCCACCGCCTGCTCGCCGCGCTCCGCCCCGCGCGGCTGTTCGCGTTCGCGCACCCCTGGACCCCGGGCATCGAGGGCCCGAACTGGTTCGCCGAGGAGCACGAACGGGACCGCTGGTGCCGGCTGCTGCGCTGGTACGGCGTCGACGCCGACCCCGCCGACCTGCGGCTGCCCCGCCCGGCGGAGCCCTCCCCGGCCCCGGGCGCGCTCGTCGTGCACCCCGGTGCGGGGTCTCCCGCGCGCCGCTGGCCGCCCGAACGGTTCGCGGCCGTCGCCGCCGCGGCCCGCGCCCGCGGCCACCGCGTCGTCGTCACCGGCGGACCGGACGAGTCCGGCCTGGCAGCGGCCGTGGCCGCGCGGGCGGGGCTGCCCGGCACCGACGTGTTCGCCGGCGGCCTGCCGCTGGGCCGGCTCTCGGCTCTCGTCGCCGCCGCCCGCGCCGTCCTCAGCGGCGACACCGGCATCGCGCACCTCGCCGTCGCCCACGCCACCCCGTCGGTGACCTTGTGCGGCCCGGTCCCGCCCAGCCGCTGGGGCCCGCCGCCGGGCGACCCCCGCCACCGCGCCCTCTGGCACGGCCCGGAGGGCGACCCGCACGGAAGCGACCCCGACCCGGCGCTGCTGAGGATCAGCCCCGACGAAGCCCTGGACGCCCTCGACGCGCTCCCCGGACCGGCGCGCTGA
- the rfaE2 gene encoding D-glycero-beta-D-manno-heptose 1-phosphate adenylyltransferase, producing MTGKAPLVVVGDALLDRDLTGHADRLAPDAPVPVVADCAERLRPGGAALTAYLAARDGRDVTLVTGLDDGPAARELRRLLEPWLTLVPLPMSGEISEKTRVLAQGRPVVRLDHGSGRARRATEEARAALAGAAAVLVSDYGRGAADALRAELGRRPPVLWDPHPRGGPPVPGTRLATPARAEAHGFATALRPADAEADRAPASVSGDGAGSGGAGSALRTVAHEAAALVRHWRVAAVTVTLGDRGALLSYGEHPLLVPATVAHHGDPCGAGDRFAATAAGLLADGALVEEAVEGAVTAASAFVGAGGAGGLLDASRAAQAPAAPPRRDDPAELIARVRAVGGTVVAAGGCFDLLHAGHVGLLQAARRIGDCLVVCVNSDSSVRRRKGEGRPVNPLADRLRVLRALACVDAVAVFDEETPERLLAALRPDVWVKGGDYAGAELPEAALLQEWGGQAVLLPYLDGHSSTALLARAAEGAR from the coding sequence ATGACGGGCAAGGCACCCCTGGTCGTGGTCGGCGACGCCCTGCTGGACCGCGACCTCACCGGACACGCCGACCGGCTCGCACCCGACGCGCCCGTCCCCGTCGTCGCCGACTGCGCGGAACGGCTGCGGCCGGGCGGCGCCGCGCTCACGGCCTACCTCGCCGCCCGCGACGGCCGCGACGTCACCCTGGTCACCGGCCTGGACGACGGCCCGGCCGCGCGCGAACTGCGCCGCCTGCTGGAACCCTGGCTCACCCTCGTGCCGCTCCCGATGAGCGGCGAGATCTCCGAGAAGACCCGCGTCCTGGCCCAGGGCCGCCCCGTGGTCCGCCTCGACCACGGCTCCGGCCGCGCCCGGCGCGCCACCGAAGAGGCGCGGGCGGCGCTCGCCGGGGCGGCGGCCGTCCTCGTCTCCGACTACGGACGTGGCGCCGCGGACGCCCTGCGCGCCGAACTCGGGCGCCGGCCCCCCGTCCTGTGGGACCCGCACCCGCGCGGCGGCCCGCCGGTACCGGGCACCCGCCTGGCCACCCCGGCCCGCGCGGAGGCCCACGGCTTCGCCACGGCGCTGCGCCCGGCGGACGCGGAAGCGGACCGCGCCCCGGCCTCCGTTTCCGGGGACGGCGCCGGGTCCGGCGGCGCGGGCAGCGCCCTGCGCACCGTCGCCCACGAGGCCGCCGCGCTGGTACGGCACTGGCGCGTCGCCGCCGTCACGGTGACCCTCGGCGACCGCGGCGCCCTGCTCTCCTACGGCGAGCACCCGCTGCTGGTACCGGCCACCGTCGCCCACCACGGAGACCCGTGCGGCGCCGGGGACCGCTTCGCCGCCACCGCGGCCGGACTCCTCGCGGACGGCGCGCTCGTGGAGGAGGCCGTCGAGGGCGCCGTCACCGCGGCGAGCGCGTTCGTCGGCGCGGGCGGGGCGGGCGGACTGCTGGACGCTTCGCGCGCCGCGCAGGCCCCGGCCGCCCCGCCGCGCCGGGACGACCCCGCCGAGCTGATCGCCCGGGTCCGGGCCGTCGGCGGCACCGTCGTCGCCGCGGGCGGCTGCTTCGACCTGCTGCACGCCGGACACGTCGGCCTGCTCCAGGCCGCCCGGCGCATCGGCGACTGCCTCGTCGTCTGCGTCAACTCCGACTCCTCCGTACGGCGCCGCAAGGGCGAGGGCCGCCCCGTCAACCCGCTCGCCGACCGCCTGCGCGTCCTGCGCGCCCTGGCCTGCGTGGACGCCGTCGCCGTCTTCGACGAGGAAACCCCCGAACGCCTCCTCGCCGCCCTCCGTCCCGACGTCTGGGTCAAGGGCGGCGACTACGCGGGCGCCGAACTCCCCGAGGCCGCCCTCCTCCAGGAGTGGGGCGGCCAGGCCGTCCTGCTCCCGTACCTGGACGGCCACTCCTCCACGGCACTGCTGGCACGGGCGGCGGAGGGAGCACGGTGA